One part of the Phragmites australis chromosome 3, lpPhrAust1.1, whole genome shotgun sequence genome encodes these proteins:
- the LOC133912962 gene encoding myosin-binding protein 7-like has translation MDEERDQDSDPPPAAAGAGGWCPCCSSSPSSAEAAAWRRSVKRKLGEERGEQGDGEEEGAARVDAEEEEAALREAVAAAQGTAALLRVEVDEERLAAASAASEAMAMMLRLQREKAEVQMELRQFRRFADEKMALDAAEIEHLRALLAQRARCLVRLRARLREYRLQCLHLGIPLPEGEDVVAQNGEEEEDLLLLEDEEGYGDGDGGYYPKLRCYDGEYYYEDRQEQDNAVVGDLERRICLLEHGQETHLLELSLEEEEGAHLYTDEVLPESSRPGRGGLYANEMLPEEAVEDRSNLYNDDEDLPESPSAGCGGGEEGVSQTDGVGSASGSDRVYTIVKVHQGASVLIAKVPEKHQDDAVEPDIKKLYMRLEALEADRESMRQALVAMRTEKAQFVLLREIAQQLAKDSAPVGARAGVVPGVNHSPGKNMVGVVEMRFTEDKKAALKTFSMVALFKWVLTLFVKKKKPSQSRYTFGLSSNNVGLLLLLDKCPRI, from the exons ATGGACGAGGAGCGCGACCAGGACTCCGACCCTCCGCCGGCCGCGGCGGGCGCCGGGGGGTGGTGCCCGTGCTGCTCCTCTTCGCCGTCCtcagcggaggcggcggcgtggcgGCGGTCCGTGAAGCGGAAGCTGGGCGAGGAGAGGGGGGAACAGGgggacggggaggaggagggggcggcgcgggtggatgcggaggaggaggaggcggcgctgcgtgaggcggtggcggcggcgcagggCACGGCGGCGCTGCTGCGGGTGGAGGTCGATGAGGAGCGCCTCGCCGCGGCCAGCGCCGCCAGCGAGGCCATGGCCATGATGCTCCGCCTGCAGCGCGAGAAGGCCGAGGTTCAGATGGAGCTCCGCCAGTTCCGCCGCTTCGCCGACGAGAAGATGGCGCTCGACGCCGCCGAAATCGAGCACCTCCGCGCGCTCCTTGCCCAGCGCGCGCGGTGCCTCGTCCGGCTCCGGGCCAGGCTCCGCGAGTACCGGCTCCAGTGCCTCCACCTCGGCATCCCGCTCCCTGAGGGCGAGGACGTCGTCGCTCAGaacggagaggaggaagaggacttGCTCCTACTCGAGGACGAAGAAGGCTACGGCGACGGGGACGGTGGCTACTACCCTAAGCTCCGCTGCTACGACGGGGAGTACTACTATGAGGATAGGCAGGAGCAGGATAATGCGGTGGTCGGCGATCTGGAGCGCCGGATCTGCCTCCTCGAACACGGTCAGGAAACGCACCTGCTTGAGCTGTCTctggaagaggaggaaggcgccCACCTTTACACAGATGAGGTGTTGCCAGAGTCGTCCAGGCCGGGACGAGGTGGCCTTTATGCCAACGAGATGTTACCTGAGGAGGCTGTGGAAGATAGGAGCAACCTCTAtaatgatgatgaggacctGCCAGAGTCTCCGTCTGCTGGATGTGGAGGTGGGGAGGAGGGGGTGAGCCAGACTGATGGTGTTGGCAGTGCAAGCGGCAGCGATAGGGTTTACACGATTGTCAAGGTGCATCAAGGTGCGTCTGTGCTAATAGCCAAGGTTCCGGAGAAGCACCAGGATGATGCGGTGGAGCCAGACATTAAGAAGCTTTACATGAGGCTGGAGGCGCTGGAGGCTGACCGGGAGTCGATGCGGCAGGCTCTTGTGGCGATGCGTACTGAGAAGGCGCAGTTTGTGCTTCTTCGTGAGATTGCACAGCAGCTTGCCAAGGATTCAGCTCCAGTTGGGGCAAGAGCTGGGGTGGTGCCTGGTGTAAACCATTCACCTGGAAAAAACATGGTGGGGGTTGTAGAAATGAGGTTCACGGAGGATAAGAAGGCGGCACTCAAGACATTCTCCATGGTTGCCTTGTTCAAG TGGGTCCTGACTTTATTTGTTAAGAAAAAGAAGCCATCGCAAAGCAG GTATACATTTGGCTTATCAAGTAACAATGTCGGTTTGCTCCTACTCTTGGACAAGTGCCCGCGAATTTAG
- the LOC133912963 gene encoding probable E3 ubiquitin-protein ligase BAH1-like 1 — MKFGATYEEYLRAEQDKYLGKCSHVEYKRLKKVLKRCQVGRSLQADGADGDEQLEDNDESSEVCECNSCTLCDQMFFTELTKEASEIAGCFSSRVKRLLHIHVHSGLQRYIWRVRQCFIDDQQIMVQEGRLLLNYVTMNAIAIRKILKKYDKIHGSVSGRDFKSKMQTEHIELLQSPWLIELGAFHLNCDDTDADEPGGFFKNGFFKNFSCDLTGAQPLLAMTISETLKYEYSLTCPVCLDTLFNPYALGCGHLFCKACACGAASVYIFQGVKSAPLEAKCPVCRAVGVFGHAVHMTELELLLKTRDKDYWRQRLREERTEMVKQSKEYWDSQAMLSMGI; from the exons ATGAAGTTTGGTGCGACATATGAGGAGTATCTCCGGGCAGAGCAGGACAAGTACCTAGGAAAATGCTCCCATGTAGAATACAAACGCCTCAAGAAGGTGCTGAAGAGATGTCAAGTTGGTCGCTCATTGCAAGCAGATGGCGCAGATGGTGATGAGCAGCTGGAGGATAACGATGAATCTTCAGAAGTTTGTGAATGCAACTCATGCACAT TGTGTGATCAGATGTTCTTTACAGAACTCACCAAGGAGGCATCAGAAATAGCAGGCTGTTTCAGCTCTAGAGTAAAACGCCTCCTCCATATTCATGTCCATTCAGGATTACAACGCTACATATGGCGTGTTAGGCAGTGTTTCATAGATGATCAACAAATCATGGTTCAAGAAGGCAGACTGCTTCTCAATTATGTGACCATGAATGCTATTGCTATTCGCAAAATTCTCAAGAAATATGACAAG ATACATGGTTCTGTGAGTGGCAGAGATTTCAAGAGCAAGATGCAAACTGAGCATATCGAACTGTTGCAGTCACCTTGGCTGATAGAACTGGGTGCTTTCCATCTCAACTGCGATGATACAGATGCTGATGAACCTGGAGGGTTCTTCAAGAATGGATTCTTCAAGAATTTTTCCTGTGACCTGACAGGAGCACAACCACTACTGGCAATGACTATTTCTGAAACTCTGAAGTATGAGTACAGCCTAACTTGTCCAGTTTGCTTG GACACTTTGTTCAACCCATATGCACTTGGCTGTGGGCATCTCTTCTGCAAAGCTTGTGCATGTGGTGCTGCTTCTGTCTACATCTTCCAGGGTGTCAAGTCTGCACCTTTGGAGGCCAAGTGCCCTGTTTGCCGAGCG GTTGGTGTGTTTGGCCATGCCGTGCATATGACTGAACTTGAGTTGCTCCTCAAAACAAG GGACAAAGATTACTGGAGGCAGAGACTCCGCGAAGAACGAACCGAGATGGTGAAGCAATCCAAAGAATACTGGGACTCACAGGCGATGCTATCAATGGGGATCTGA